One Baekduia alba genomic window, CTCGTCGACACGCTGTCGATCGCGCACACCGTCAACCGGATCGCGGCCGCCGGGGGGTCCTGCGTCCGCCTCGTCGGCGCCTTCACCTGCCGGTTCGGCGACCTCGCTTCCGGCGCGACCACCACCGTGACGGCGCGCGTCACCTTCCTGCGCTCGGGCCAGGCGATCAACGTCGCCAGCGTCCTGCCCTCCGCCGGCCCGCTGACCGACCGCGCCGCGCGGGCCGACGTCGCGGTCGTCGGCGGCACCGCCCTGCGCATCGCCAAGACCGCCGACCACGCGCGCGTCAACGTGGGGGACCGCATCCGCTACCGCATCGCCGTCCGCTCGCTCGGACCCGACCCCGCGACGGGCGTCCTGGTCTGCGACCGGCTGCCCCGCGCGCTGCATCTCGTCGCGGCACCGCACAGCACCACCCGCCGCGGACGGCTGGTGTGCTGGACGATCCCGAGCATCGCCGCGGGGAGCACGCGGACCTTCGCCCTCACCGCCCAGGCGATCGCGCCATCGGACGCGGCGCGCAACCTCGCCTCCGCCCGCGCGGTCGGCGTCGCGGCCGTCCGCGCCCTGCGGAGCGTCGCGATCCGCCCGGTGCCGCCGCCGCCGGGTCTCGGCTGAACGTCCCGCAGCCTGCGGCTTCGCAAGCTCGAAACCTCAGGTCAGATCGGACGGAGTCCAGAGCCCTCAGGAGAACGCCGCCGCGTGGTCGCCGAGGAAGTCTTCGACGTCTCGCGGAGGGTGCCCGACGACGTCGAGGAAGTCGCCGCTGACGGCGTCGCCCCAGCCGGCGGCGTAGGCCTGGGAGTACTCGATGATCATGTCGGCGATCCACGGCGGGACCGCGTAGTCCACGAGGGTCGTCCGCTGGGTCTCGTCGGAGACCGGCAGGTACGCGACCGGCTTGCCGAGGATCCGGGTGAGCCCGTGCGCGACGTCGGCGAAGGTGAGCGATCGGGGTCCGGTCAAGGTGTAGGTCTTGCCGTCGTGCCGCTCGGGCTCGTCGGTGAGCACTCGGGCCGCGAACTGGGCGATGTCGCGGACGTCGACCATGCCTAGCCGGCCGTCGCCGGCGTTGAGGGAGAAGGCTCCCTGCGCCGCGATGTCGTCCGCCTCGTTGAGCAGGTTCTGCATGAACCAGCAGGGGCGCAGGATCGTCCAGCGCATCCCCGACGCCTGCAGCTCGCGGTCCGACAAGGCGTGGAGCCGTCCGCTGCGCGTCGGCGCGTCGTGGGCCGCGCCGATCACCGAGAGCCGGACCACCCGCTCGACGCTGGCCTGCCGGGCGGCCCAGACCGCGTTCATGCTGTTCTCCGAGGCGCGCGGCCCGTTGGGGACCAGCAGCCACAGGTCCTGGACCCCCTTCGAAGGCCGGCGGCAGCGTCCGCGGGTCGTCCAGGTCGCCGACCGCGACCTCGACGCCCTGGTCCTGCAGCGGCGCGGCCCTGGCCGGGTCGCGGACCAGCGCCCGGAGGTCGACGTCGGCGTCGCGCAGCGTCGCCATCAGCGCGCTGGAGACGCTGCCGGTGGCGCCGGTGATCAACAAGGTGCGGCTCATGGTCGGTGCGTCCTTTCGTGATGGATGGGTCAGCGGGTCGCGGAGGCACGGGTCCGCGGAATCGCGTCCAGGAGCGCGCGCGCCGCCTGCGGCGTGAGCTGGGCGCCGACGATCGAGGCCATGGCCAGCAGGAACCCGGCCGTCTGGAGGGTGGTGAGCGGCTCGCCGAGCGCCAGCCAGCCCAGCGCGGTCGCGACCACCGGCGAGAGCAGCACGAGGAACGACACCGCCGCGACCGGCAGCCGGCCCACGCCTTGGAACCAGAGCGCGTAGGCCACCAACGTGCCGACGACCGCCAGCCAGGCGTAGCCGCCGACCGCGGCCGCGTCGAAGTGGGGGAGCGCGCCCTCGAAGAGCACCGCGAGCGGGACGAGCAGCAGGCCGCCCGCGGTGAGCTGCCACCCGGTGAACGCCAGCACGCCGACACCGGTAGGAGCTCCCCAGCGTTTCACGAGCACGATGCCGGTGGCCATCGACGCTGCGGCCGCGACGCCCGCGACGATGCCGAGGACGTCGAAGGTCGCGTTGCCGCGCAGCACCATCAACGCGAC contains:
- a CDS encoding EamA family transporter; amino-acid sequence: MAQAREPATADGAPRTAVFTALAAVAPMTWGTTYLVTTQFLPPDRPLLSGVLRTLPAGLVLLLLTHALPRGRWWWRCAVLGVLNIGAFNALLFVAAYRLPGGVAATLTSMQPLLVAGLGIVLLGERPTPWRLGWGVAGVAGVALMVLRGNATFDVLGIVAGVAAAASMATGIVLVKRWGAPTGVGVLAFTGWQLTAGGLLLVPLAVLFEGALPHFDAAAVGGYAWLAVVGTLVAYALWFQGVGRLPVAAVSFLVLLSPVVATALGWLALGEPLTTLQTAGFLLAMASIVGAQLTPQAARALLDAIPRTRASATR
- a CDS encoding NAD(P)H-binding protein, whose protein sequence is MNAVWAARQASVERVVRLSVIGAAHDAPTRSGRLHALSDRELQASGMRWTILRPCWFMQNLLNEADDIAAQGAFSLNAGDGRLGMVDVRDIAQFAARVLTDEPERHDGKTYTLTGPRSLTFADVAHGLTRILGKPVAYLPVSDETQRTTLVDYAVPPWIADMIIEYSQAYAAGWGDAVSGDFLDVVGHPPRDVEDFLGDHAAAFS